Proteins encoded together in one Mycobacterium simiae window:
- a CDS encoding WXG100 family type VII secretion target, which produces MSISYQFGDVDAHGATIRTQALALEAEHQAIMRDVFAAEDFWGGAGSVACQEFITQLGRNFQTIYEHANAHGSRVRTAASNMSSTDSAVGASWA; this is translated from the coding sequence ATGTCCATTAGCTACCAATTCGGCGACGTTGACGCTCACGGTGCGACTATTCGCACTCAGGCGTTAGCGCTGGAGGCTGAGCACCAAGCAATTATGCGTGACGTGTTCGCCGCCGAGGATTTCTGGGGCGGAGCTGGTTCCGTGGCGTGCCAAGAGTTTATCACGCAGCTCGGCCGTAACTTTCAGACGATCTACGAGCACGCAAACGCACACGGCTCAAGAGTCCGAACTGCTGCTTCCAATATGTCGAGCACGGATAGCGCTGTTGGCGCTAGCTGGGCCTGA
- a CDS encoding PE family protein, which translates to MFATTQPEALPAAVGDCSGLSSAVVFQNAATAALTTGILRAATDEVSALIAAEFVAHANTYQAMSAQATVIHEMFVNALITSTDSYAAVEAANSTAAG; encoded by the coding sequence ATGTTTGCAACTACCCAGCCCGAAGCTTTACCGGCAGCGGTCGGTGATTGCAGTGGACTCAGTTCTGCAGTTGTTTTCCAGAACGCAGCGACGGCTGCCCTAACTACGGGAATCCTTCGCGCGGCGACCGACGAAGTATCCGCGCTGATTGCGGCTGAGTTTGTTGCGCACGCGAACACCTATCAAGCGATGAGTGCGCAGGCCACGGTGATACACGAAATGTTCGTCAACGCCCTGATTACCAGTACTGATTCCTACGCAGCGGTGGAGGCAGCCAACTCGACCGCGGCGGGTTAA
- a CDS encoding cytochrome c biogenesis protein DipZ produces the protein MLTLIAIGFVGGLITGISPCILPVLPVILLSGARSARVAAGIPAASDTGGPPGKNLRSEWLRPYLVIAGLVTSFSAVTLSGSTLLSLLRLPQDAVRWFALIALVAIGLGLIFPAVEALLEKPFSLLPHKRFGSASSGFGLGLALGVLYVPCAGPVLAAIVLAGATGSIGLPTIALTLAFAAGAVVPLLTFALAGQRVAERVRAFRRRQREIRTAAGIVTILLAAALVFNLPAILQRAIPDYTAAIERKLGGGDEVRRQLNLSGAVNDQNAALSNCTDGAANLESCGTAPDIEGIDHWLNTPGSAPIDLRSLRGKVVLIDFWAYSCINCQRSIPHVVNWYRAYHDKGFEVVGVHTPEYAFEHDAGNVASAAAMLGITYPVALDNAYATWTNYRNKYWPAHYLIDANGTVRHIKFGEGDYDVTEHLIRQLLSQTDQSVSLPLVTDLPDTTPTSTLTPETHLGARTVANYAGRGAYDQGTATFDYPAQLPADTFALRGRWTVDDQAATAEDDNDAIALNYHAHKVYLVVGGTGVATVKTNGAITRIPVTGPPSMHQIVSDETGGTGQIEVGLSRGLRAYSFTYG, from the coding sequence ATGTTGACACTCATCGCCATCGGCTTTGTCGGCGGACTAATCACCGGCATCTCGCCGTGCATCTTGCCGGTGCTTCCGGTGATCCTCCTGTCAGGCGCACGGAGCGCCCGGGTCGCTGCTGGAATTCCTGCTGCGTCCGACACCGGCGGCCCGCCGGGCAAAAATCTACGCTCCGAGTGGTTGCGGCCATATTTAGTGATTGCCGGTCTGGTAACCAGTTTCAGCGCGGTCACCTTGTCCGGATCGACATTGCTGTCACTGCTGCGGCTGCCACAGGACGCCGTGCGGTGGTTCGCATTGATCGCGCTTGTCGCGATTGGCCTGGGATTGATCTTCCCAGCTGTCGAGGCGCTCCTGGAGAAGCCGTTCTCTTTGCTGCCGCATAAGCGGTTCGGTTCGGCCAGTTCCGGTTTCGGCTTGGGACTCGCGCTCGGCGTGCTGTACGTGCCGTGCGCGGGACCCGTACTTGCCGCTATCGTCCTGGCAGGCGCAACCGGCTCAATCGGATTGCCGACGATCGCTTTGACATTAGCTTTCGCTGCGGGTGCAGTGGTGCCGCTTTTGACCTTCGCACTTGCCGGACAACGTGTGGCGGAGCGAGTGCGGGCGTTCCGCCGTCGCCAGCGCGAAATCCGCACCGCCGCGGGTATTGTCACCATCCTGCTGGCCGCGGCGCTGGTGTTCAACCTGCCCGCGATTCTGCAACGGGCAATCCCCGATTACACCGCGGCGATTGAGCGAAAGCTTGGCGGCGGAGACGAAGTCCGCCGGCAGCTCAACCTGAGTGGTGCGGTCAATGACCAGAACGCCGCGCTGTCCAATTGCACAGATGGTGCGGCCAATCTCGAAAGTTGTGGCACTGCACCAGATATCGAGGGGATTGACCATTGGCTCAACACGCCAGGCTCGGCGCCGATTGACCTGAGGTCATTGCGCGGGAAGGTCGTCCTGATCGATTTCTGGGCTTACTCGTGTATCAACTGCCAGCGCAGCATCCCCCATGTTGTCAATTGGTACAGGGCGTACCACGACAAGGGATTCGAGGTTGTCGGTGTCCATACGCCGGAGTATGCCTTCGAGCACGACGCAGGCAACGTCGCATCCGCCGCCGCCATGCTTGGGATCACCTACCCGGTCGCTTTGGACAATGCGTATGCGACATGGACCAACTACCGCAACAAGTATTGGCCGGCGCACTACCTTATCGACGCCAACGGCACAGTCCGTCATATCAAGTTCGGCGAGGGTGACTACGACGTCACCGAACACCTGATCCGGCAACTCCTTTCACAGACGGACCAGAGCGTCAGCCTGCCGCTGGTTACCGACCTGCCCGACACAACACCGACGTCAACCCTGACTCCGGAGACCCACCTCGGGGCCCGCACGGTGGCCAACTACGCCGGCCGCGGCGCCTATGATCAGGGCACAGCGACGTTTGACTATCCCGCCCAACTTCCCGCCGATACGTTCGCCCTTCGCGGCCGATGGACCGTCGACGATCAGGCCGCAACGGCAGAGGACGACAACGACGCCATCGCGCTCAACTACCACGCCCATAAGGTGTACCTCGTGGTGGGCGGTACCGGCGTAGCGACCGTAAAGACCAACGGTGCGATCACCCGCATCCCCGTCACTGGACCACCCAGCATGCATCAAATCGTTTCCGACGAAACCGGCGGAACCGGGCAAATTGAGGTCGGGCTATCCCGGGGATTGCGCGCGTACTCCTTCACCTACGGCTGA
- the msrA gene encoding peptide-methionine (S)-S-oxide reductase MsrA, giving the protein MTIGPESTLTVGSIVPRSPRAHLIPLAVALFAVSLQITACTRLFSDAGGATPSRNIPGPTVDEPVGTAGSRETAVLAGGCFWGVQGVYEHVKGVKRAIAGYAGGAESTAHYDQVSTGTTGHAESVQITYDPSQITYGQLLRIYFSVVHDPTELDRQGPDVGTQYRSAVFPQNKIQKTIVESYIAQLNDAKVYGRPIVTRVETGAGFVPAEAHHQDFMNSNPTYPYIAINDMPKLDSLMRQYPYLYRAQPVLLGASNS; this is encoded by the coding sequence ATGACGATAGGGCCGGAATCGACGCTGACCGTGGGGAGCATCGTGCCGAGATCGCCAAGAGCACACCTGATACCACTGGCCGTGGCACTGTTCGCGGTCAGTCTCCAAATCACTGCCTGCACGAGGTTGTTCTCTGACGCGGGGGGCGCAACGCCCTCGCGGAACATTCCTGGGCCGACGGTCGATGAACCCGTGGGGACCGCGGGCAGCCGCGAGACCGCAGTATTGGCGGGGGGCTGCTTCTGGGGAGTTCAGGGCGTCTATGAACACGTCAAGGGAGTCAAACGTGCGATCGCGGGGTACGCGGGTGGCGCCGAATCGACAGCACACTATGACCAGGTGAGCACAGGCACGACAGGGCACGCGGAGTCGGTGCAGATTACCTACGACCCTTCCCAGATCACCTACGGACAATTGCTGCGGATATATTTCTCCGTAGTACACGACCCGACCGAACTTGACCGACAGGGACCCGACGTGGGAACGCAATACCGGTCGGCCGTCTTCCCGCAGAACAAGATTCAGAAAACTATCGTCGAGTCGTACATCGCTCAGCTCAACGATGCCAAAGTCTACGGTAGGCCGATCGTCACCCGGGTCGAGACGGGAGCCGGATTCGTTCCCGCCGAGGCGCATCATCAAGACTTCATGAACTCCAACCCGACTTATCCCTACATCGCCATCAACGACATGCCCAAGCTCGACAGCCTGATGCGTCAATATCCTTATCTGTATCGAGCACAACCGGTCCTCCTCGGCGCGAGTAACAGCTGA
- the msrB gene encoding peptide-methionine (R)-S-oxide reductase MsrB has product MSAPPDTTFAVTHTDAEWRKMLTAAQYSVLRDAGTEGPYSSPLNNEHRHGVFDCAGCAQHLFSSDTKFDSGTGWPSFWKALDNAVVERPDTSLGMARTEVLCSRCGSHLGHVFDDGPQPTGLRYCMNGIAMSFTAL; this is encoded by the coding sequence ATGTCGGCACCACCGGACACCACCTTTGCTGTCACTCACACCGACGCCGAGTGGCGAAAGATGCTGACCGCGGCGCAATACAGCGTGTTGCGGGACGCTGGCACTGAAGGTCCCTACAGTAGTCCGCTAAACAACGAGCACCGTCACGGTGTGTTCGACTGCGCTGGCTGTGCGCAACACCTATTCTCATCCGACACCAAGTTCGACAGCGGCACCGGCTGGCCGAGCTTCTGGAAAGCGCTGGACAACGCGGTGGTGGAGCGACCTGATACCAGCTTGGGCATGGCCCGTACCGAAGTTCTCTGCAGCCGGTGCGGCAGTCACCTCGGCCACGTGTTCGACGACGGCCCGCAGCCAACCGGCCTTCGTTATTGCATGAACGGCATCGCGATGTCGTTCACTGCCCTTTGA
- a CDS encoding DM13 domain-containing protein: MGTFSGLNAKHVAGTVSVTGSQLSLAGFSSDAGPDLHIYLTNGTDETAVAAGKELGIIASDKASQTFSTNGVDTSKFTNVVIHCDKAKAVFGAATLT; this comes from the coding sequence ATGGGAACTTTCAGTGGCCTCAACGCCAAGCACGTCGCGGGAACCGTCTCGGTGACAGGCTCCCAGCTCAGCCTGGCGGGCTTTTCCTCCGACGCGGGGCCAGATCTGCACATCTATCTCACGAACGGCACGGACGAGACTGCTGTGGCAGCCGGCAAAGAGCTCGGTATTATCGCGTCTGACAAAGCGTCTCAGACGTTTTCAACCAACGGGGTCGATACTTCGAAATTCACCAATGTCGTTATCCATTGCGATAAGGCGAAGGCCGTCTTCGGTGCCGCCACCCTGACATGA
- a CDS encoding DoxX family membrane protein → MKVPANPAPLVASVFFGATRVALGGLWIHEGIFKYTAHFGRADILLVVDSAKSNSRVPEYFTMFLGPVLGRLPGLFGVAIPLLETALGVALVLGVLSLPAALASLLTLMTYWSSDQLIAQYPIMGVLSAVVITWSAWAARLSATTLIVAALNRRQIAAQLVSGPLRRWA, encoded by the coding sequence ATGAAAGTCCCCGCCAACCCCGCACCCCTTGTCGCGTCGGTCTTTTTCGGCGCGACAAGGGTCGCGCTGGGCGGTCTGTGGATACACGAGGGCATCTTCAAGTACACCGCACACTTCGGCAGGGCGGATATCCTGCTAGTCGTAGACAGCGCGAAATCCAATAGTCGCGTGCCCGAGTACTTCACCATGTTCCTGGGACCCGTACTCGGCAGGTTGCCGGGCCTGTTCGGTGTCGCGATTCCGCTACTTGAAACCGCGCTGGGTGTGGCGCTGGTCCTCGGGGTACTGAGCCTGCCCGCGGCCCTGGCGTCGCTGTTGACACTCATGACCTACTGGAGTTCCGATCAGCTTATTGCCCAATATCCCATTATGGGCGTCCTGTCGGCGGTCGTGATCACCTGGTCGGCTTGGGCCGCGCGGCTCTCGGCGACCACGCTCATAGTGGCGGCTTTGAACCGAAGACAGATTGCCGCACAACTGGTCTCGGGACCGCTTCGGCGCTGGGCGTGA